A portion of the Microlunatus phosphovorus NM-1 genome contains these proteins:
- a CDS encoding phosphatase PAP2 family protein: MPHTTTRRRRAGLLVGASLLSITGLIAPIATASASTFPSDTTKPDLVPALSGYNALWRPSGNDDLHGTVLNAKALQRNDQLVSWINQHATRPQQFRALQNSAYLASDGGGYDQSISIADGLGKNLGIFYAKGRIDGSLPLTSALINSSKGSTGAYVGTSAAKSAYSHPRPFLPADPKAAPVPGDDGGCAPSAVNSSSAASNRKGRPWADAAGNLKVTRVPAAVDTTHEFATTDVTLDPLYGLPALCAGGSYPSGHTATAYQAGITLATLLPELAPQILARSSEAANNRIVLGVHYPLDIVSGRMSGEIALSARWSDAKFRKAVLTPARKELVSYLTKQCKSVLHISTLSKCIAADTSYANNPYGGAKIPGGTAQIVTNRQSALRVYTERLGYGFQPTASTKRAASVPAGADNLLRTTYPSLTASQRRQILAQTQIASGHPLDTTAAHAAYPLVPGSWQRLNLAAALSAKVKITKSGKVKVVSTGGKATVVR, from the coding sequence ATGCCTCATACGACTACCCGTCGCCGTCGAGCTGGGCTGCTGGTTGGTGCCAGCCTGCTCAGCATCACCGGGCTCATCGCCCCGATAGCCACCGCGTCAGCATCCACCTTTCCGAGCGACACGACCAAGCCGGATCTCGTGCCCGCCCTCAGCGGCTACAACGCCCTGTGGCGTCCGTCCGGCAACGACGATCTGCACGGCACTGTGCTCAATGCCAAAGCACTCCAGCGCAACGACCAGCTGGTCAGCTGGATCAACCAGCATGCGACTCGTCCGCAGCAGTTCCGGGCGCTGCAGAACTCCGCCTACCTCGCCAGCGACGGCGGCGGCTACGACCAGTCGATCTCGATCGCCGACGGACTCGGCAAGAACCTCGGCATCTTCTACGCCAAGGGCCGGATCGACGGTTCCCTGCCGCTCACCAGTGCGTTGATCAACAGCTCCAAGGGCAGCACCGGCGCCTATGTCGGCACGTCCGCTGCGAAGTCCGCGTACAGCCATCCCCGGCCCTTCCTGCCTGCCGATCCGAAGGCCGCCCCCGTACCGGGCGACGACGGGGGCTGCGCGCCCAGCGCGGTGAACAGCTCCTCCGCTGCGAGCAACCGCAAGGGCAGGCCCTGGGCCGATGCCGCCGGCAACCTCAAGGTCACCCGGGTGCCGGCAGCCGTCGACACGACTCACGAGTTCGCGACGACCGACGTCACGCTCGACCCGCTGTACGGACTGCCCGCGCTCTGCGCCGGCGGGTCGTATCCGAGCGGCCACACGGCGACCGCGTACCAGGCCGGGATCACCCTGGCCACGCTGCTGCCGGAACTGGCCCCACAGATCCTGGCTCGCTCCTCGGAAGCGGCCAACAACCGCATCGTGCTGGGTGTCCACTATCCACTGGACATCGTGAGTGGCCGGATGAGCGGCGAGATCGCCCTCTCTGCCCGCTGGTCTGACGCCAAATTCCGCAAGGCGGTGCTCACGCCGGCCCGCAAGGAACTCGTCTCGTATCTGACCAAGCAGTGCAAGTCCGTGCTGCACATCTCGACGCTGTCGAAGTGCATCGCGGCCGATACCTCGTACGCCAACAACCCGTACGGCGGTGCGAAGATCCCCGGCGGCACCGCGCAGATCGTCACCAACCGCCAGTCCGCGCTGCGGGTCTACACCGAGCGGCTCGGCTACGGTTTCCAGCCCACTGCATCGACCAAACGTGCCGCATCCGTACCGGCCGGTGCGGACAACTTGCTGCGCACCACCTATCCCTCCTTGACGGCGTCCCAGCGCCGACAGATCCTGGCTCAGACGCAAATCGCCTCCGGCCATCCGCTGGACACGACGGCTGCCCACGCGGCCTATCCGCTGGTGCCCGGTTCCTGGCAGCGCCTCAATCTTGCGGCGGCGTTGTCGGCCAAGGTCAAGATCACCAAGAGCGGCAAGGTCAAGGTCGTCTCGACCGGTGGCAAGGCAACCGTCGTCCGCTGA
- a CDS encoding ABC transporter permease — MSDELPTATGVRPGGPDSGAEHELLEIVEETVEQSTLWGEAWKTLRHNPMFIIGGAVAILMTLIAIFPGLFAGGVDPRDCDLTVARQWPSAAHWFGTDLQGCDYYANVIYGARISLAIGLLSVTGTMVLATFLGTTAGYFGGLTDSLLSRFTDIFYGVPLLLGAMILLTVTEQRSVFTVALALSIFGWMTAMRLVRSSVITVGNADFVAAAQASAASTSQILVRHIMPNAISPVVSFMTIAMGGFIASEATLTFLGIGLQAPEISWGLQINVGQSRFSSAPYLVFFPALFLSFTVMSFMLMGDALRDALDPDRS, encoded by the coding sequence ATGAGTGACGAGCTGCCCACCGCCACCGGTGTGCGTCCGGGCGGGCCAGATTCCGGTGCCGAGCACGAACTGCTGGAAATCGTGGAGGAGACCGTCGAGCAGTCCACCCTGTGGGGTGAGGCGTGGAAGACGCTGCGACACAACCCGATGTTCATCATCGGCGGTGCGGTCGCGATCTTGATGACGCTGATCGCGATCTTCCCCGGCCTGTTCGCCGGCGGCGTCGATCCTCGTGACTGCGACCTGACCGTGGCTCGTCAGTGGCCCAGCGCCGCGCACTGGTTCGGCACCGATCTGCAGGGCTGTGACTACTACGCCAACGTGATCTATGGCGCCCGCATCTCGCTCGCCATCGGCTTGCTGTCGGTCACCGGCACGATGGTGCTGGCCACCTTCCTGGGCACCACGGCCGGCTATTTCGGCGGGCTCACCGACTCGCTGCTGTCCAGGTTCACCGACATCTTCTACGGGGTGCCGCTGCTGCTGGGCGCGATGATCCTGCTGACTGTGACCGAGCAGCGCTCGGTGTTCACCGTCGCGTTGGCGCTGTCGATCTTCGGCTGGATGACCGCGATGCGGCTGGTGCGGTCCAGTGTGATCACCGTCGGCAACGCCGATTTCGTGGCCGCGGCGCAGGCGTCCGCGGCCAGCACCTCGCAGATCCTGGTACGGCACATCATGCCTAACGCCATCTCGCCGGTGGTCTCGTTCATGACCATTGCGATGGGCGGCTTCATCGCCTCCGAGGCGACCCTGACCTTCCTCGGCATCGGGTTGCAAGCGCCGGAGATCTCCTGGGGTCTGCAGATCAACGTGGGGCAGTCGCGCTTCTCCTCGGCGCCGTACCTGGTGTTCTTCCCCGCCCTGTTCCTGTCCTTCACGGTGATGTCGTTCATGCTGATGGGCGACGCGCTGCGGGATGCCCTCGACCCGGACCGGAGCTGA
- a CDS encoding ABC transporter permease, translated as MIRYIGRRLVMAIPVLLGTSFLIFAMVYALPGDPIRALAGDQPLPPEVVAQLRAEHNLDEPLLMQYLAYLGQLLQGNLGTDFAGNSVAETIAQRLPITARLAIVAIIFEIVFGITAGVLCALHKGSWFDNLVLVSTTVLVSVPVFVLAFLAQYVFGFKLGWFPVAGIANGWYSLILPGLVLASLSMAYVARLTRTSMVETLGADHVRTARSKGISELRVVTRHGLRNALIPVVTFIGADLGAMMGGAIVTESVFNIPGIGRAVFDAVRNQEGPVVVGIVTMMVFFFIFFNLVVDVLYGVLDPRIRYE; from the coding sequence ATGATCCGCTATATCGGCCGCCGCCTGGTGATGGCGATCCCGGTGCTCCTCGGCACCTCGTTCCTGATCTTCGCGATGGTGTACGCACTGCCCGGCGACCCGATCCGCGCTCTCGCCGGTGACCAGCCGCTGCCGCCCGAGGTCGTCGCGCAGCTGCGGGCCGAGCACAATCTGGACGAGCCGCTGCTGATGCAGTATCTGGCGTACCTGGGGCAGTTGCTGCAGGGCAACCTGGGCACCGACTTCGCAGGCAACAGCGTCGCCGAAACCATCGCGCAGCGACTGCCGATCACCGCCCGGCTGGCCATCGTGGCGATCATCTTCGAGATCGTCTTCGGCATCACTGCCGGCGTGCTGTGCGCCCTCCACAAGGGATCCTGGTTCGACAACCTGGTGCTGGTCAGCACCACGGTCCTGGTCTCGGTGCCGGTCTTCGTGCTGGCCTTCCTCGCCCAGTACGTGTTCGGGTTCAAGCTTGGCTGGTTCCCGGTGGCCGGCATCGCGAATGGCTGGTATTCGCTGATCCTCCCGGGCCTGGTGCTCGCGTCCCTGTCGATGGCGTACGTCGCCCGACTCACCCGGACATCGATGGTCGAGACACTTGGTGCCGACCACGTACGCACTGCGCGGTCCAAGGGCATCAGCGAGCTCCGGGTCGTCACTCGGCACGGCCTGCGCAACGCGCTGATCCCGGTGGTCACCTTCATCGGTGCCGACCTCGGCGCCATGATGGGCGGCGCGATCGTTACCGAGAGCGTCTTCAACATCCCCGGAATCGGCCGGGCGGTGTTCGACGCGGTCCGCAACCAGGAGGGTCCGGTGGTCGTCGGAATCGTCACGATGATGGTCTTCTTCTTCATCTTCTTCAATCTCGTCGTCGATGTGCTCTACGGCGTCCTGGATCCGAGGATTCGCTATGAGTGA
- a CDS encoding ABC transporter ATP-binding protein — protein sequence MSGGENPPVLQIRELRVEFRQKKDWREVVHGVSLDVARGEVVALVGESGSGKSTVAMSVPGLLPSNGRNSGSILLDGQELIGASSSQLRKIRGQQVAVIFQEPMRAMNPVYTIGWQIREMLQAHRDLTKEQARERAIELLRLVDIPEPERRVDSYPHQLSGGQRQRAMIAQALALDPKVLIADEPTTALDVTVQGEILELMHDLKGRIDASILLITHDMGVVADLADRVVVLKDGAIVEQGSSHDIFYDPQQPYTQQLLKAVLSLSLEEPPPEPESAGEPEPAVVFELEHGVIEYPGGRGKKPFRAIDDVTLSLGAGQVMGLVGESGSGKSTIGRAAVGLLPLASGSLRIEGLDLTTASRAELRDARKRVAMVFQDAGASVNPRWPIGQAIAEPLQLHTDLDQAARDARVAELLDRVHLSRAMRNRFPHQLSGGQRQRVGIARALALQPSLLIVDEPTSALDVSVQEKVLELFAELQEEFGFACLFITHDLAVVEHVADRIAVLRHGKLVEADTSSRVLLSPQDAYTRRLIAAVPVPDPKQQAARRQQRRALLGEAS from the coding sequence ATGAGTGGTGGAGAGAACCCGCCGGTTCTGCAGATTCGCGAGCTGCGGGTGGAGTTCCGGCAGAAGAAGGACTGGCGGGAGGTCGTCCACGGGGTGTCGTTGGATGTGGCACGCGGTGAGGTGGTCGCGCTGGTCGGTGAGTCCGGTTCGGGCAAGTCCACGGTCGCGATGTCGGTGCCCGGGCTGCTGCCGAGCAACGGGCGCAATTCGGGCAGCATCCTGCTCGATGGGCAGGAGCTGATCGGGGCATCCTCGTCGCAGCTGCGCAAGATCCGCGGCCAGCAGGTGGCGGTGATCTTCCAGGAGCCGATGCGGGCGATGAACCCCGTCTACACGATCGGCTGGCAGATCCGCGAGATGCTGCAGGCACACCGCGACCTCACCAAGGAGCAAGCCCGGGAGCGCGCCATCGAACTGCTGCGCCTGGTCGACATCCCTGAGCCGGAGCGTCGGGTCGACTCCTATCCGCACCAGCTCTCCGGCGGCCAGCGGCAGCGCGCGATGATCGCCCAGGCGCTGGCGCTGGACCCGAAGGTGCTGATCGCCGACGAGCCCACCACCGCGCTCGACGTCACCGTGCAAGGCGAGATCCTCGAGCTGATGCACGACCTGAAGGGTCGGATCGACGCCTCGATCCTGCTGATCACCCACGACATGGGCGTGGTCGCCGACCTGGCGGATCGGGTCGTGGTGCTCAAGGACGGCGCCATCGTCGAGCAGGGTTCCTCGCACGACATCTTCTACGATCCGCAGCAGCCGTACACCCAGCAGCTGCTGAAGGCGGTGCTGTCGCTGAGCCTGGAAGAGCCGCCGCCCGAACCTGAATCGGCCGGCGAGCCGGAACCGGCAGTGGTGTTCGAGCTGGAACACGGCGTGATCGAGTATCCGGGTGGGCGTGGGAAGAAGCCGTTCCGGGCCATCGACGACGTGACGCTCAGCCTCGGGGCCGGTCAGGTGATGGGCCTGGTCGGCGAGTCCGGTTCGGGTAAGTCGACGATCGGCCGGGCGGCGGTCGGTCTGCTGCCGCTCGCGTCGGGCTCGTTGCGGATCGAGGGCCTCGATCTCACCACGGCCAGCCGCGCCGAGCTGCGGGATGCCCGAAAGCGGGTCGCCATGGTCTTCCAGGATGCGGGCGCCTCGGTGAATCCGCGCTGGCCGATCGGTCAGGCGATCGCCGAGCCGCTGCAGCTGCACACCGACCTCGATCAGGCGGCTCGCGATGCCCGGGTCGCCGAGCTGCTGGATCGCGTGCATCTCTCCCGTGCCATGCGGAACCGGTTCCCGCACCAGCTCTCCGGCGGTCAGCGCCAGCGGGTCGGGATCGCTCGCGCGCTCGCCCTCCAGCCGAGTCTGCTGATCGTCGACGAGCCCACCTCGGCGCTGGACGTCTCGGTCCAGGAGAAGGTGTTGGAGCTGTTCGCCGAGCTCCAGGAGGAGTTCGGCTTCGCCTGCCTGTTCATCACCCACGACCTCGCGGTGGTCGAGCATGTCGCCGACCGGATCGCGGTGCTGCGGCACGGCAAGCTGGTCGAGGCCGACACCTCCAGCCGGGTGCTGCTGTCGCCACAGGATGCGTACACCCGACGGCTCATCGCCGCCGTGCCGGTCCCGGACCCGAAGCAGCAGGCGGCACGCCGCCAGCAGCGGCGTGCCCTGCTCGGCGAAGCCAGTTAG
- a CDS encoding GntR family transcriptional regulator has translation MTTRSVVDGGISPGVLPALPPRLSTAEHAASVVRAQIASGALLPGTRLREEEVAESFSISRNTVREVFRLLAHERLVEHVAYRGVHIRRLGPTDISAMYLTRRLVEPLGVRAVLADQGSQRLLRENVDTAMAAIESADWQQVGTCDIAFHRALMDACGSVHLSEMFEKLLAELRLAFLQLPDVQQLHQPYVARNRTLLELIEAGDEDGAIRELEDYLVTAERAVLSKLTG, from the coding sequence ATGACGACGAGATCTGTGGTCGATGGAGGGATCAGCCCAGGGGTGCTGCCGGCACTCCCCCCGCGGCTGAGCACCGCCGAGCACGCGGCCTCGGTCGTTCGCGCGCAGATTGCGAGTGGTGCACTGCTCCCTGGGACACGGCTGCGTGAGGAGGAGGTGGCAGAGTCCTTCTCCATCTCCCGGAACACCGTGCGCGAGGTCTTCAGGCTCCTTGCGCACGAGCGGCTGGTCGAACATGTCGCCTATCGCGGCGTACACATCCGCAGACTCGGACCCACGGACATCTCGGCCATGTATCTGACCCGACGCTTGGTCGAGCCACTGGGCGTTCGCGCGGTCCTTGCCGACCAAGGGTCGCAGCGGCTGCTCCGCGAGAACGTCGACACCGCGATGGCCGCCATCGAGTCCGCGGACTGGCAGCAGGTGGGGACCTGCGACATCGCTTTCCACCGCGCCCTGATGGACGCCTGCGGCAGCGTCCATTTGTCGGAGATGTTCGAGAAGCTGCTTGCCGAGCTGCGGCTGGCATTCCTTCAGCTGCCCGACGTGCAGCAGTTGCACCAGCCGTACGTGGCCCGCAACCGCACGCTGCTGGAGCTGATCGAGGCCGGTGACGAGGACGGGGCCATCCGTGAGCTGGAGGACTATCTGGTCACGGCCGAGCGGGCCGTGCTCTCGAAGCTGACCGGCTGA